One genomic region from Granulimonas faecalis encodes:
- a CDS encoding ABC transporter substrate-binding protein has translation MKRAPKLAALAVCVATVLALAACGSSSAGGAGGVSTVKEGTLTVLSDLAYPPLESVPEGKTAADCEGYEVDVVDAVAGKLGLEAEWSQVKFDTIIPQIKQGGRADIGASAFTVNDERAEEIDFTDPYLDSNQGLVMAASSKVLDPDTELNNAYAKVAVQSGTTGEAWVEENLTNAQVVPLDDVVQCLMGVQTGSYDACVADLPVLSHLCNTSYKDLAVKQEIATGEQYGFVVSKDNPGLTEAIDKAYKELVDDGTIARLQEKWFGEQL, from the coding sequence ATGAAACGAGCACCGAAGCTGGCCGCCCTGGCCGTCTGCGTCGCCACCGTCCTCGCCCTCGCCGCCTGCGGCTCGTCGTCCGCCGGGGGAGCGGGGGGCGTCTCCACGGTCAAGGAGGGCACCCTCACGGTCCTCTCGGACCTCGCCTACCCGCCCCTCGAGTCCGTGCCCGAGGGCAAGACGGCGGCCGACTGCGAGGGCTACGAGGTCGACGTCGTGGACGCCGTCGCCGGGAAGCTGGGCCTCGAGGCCGAGTGGTCCCAGGTGAAGTTCGACACCATCATCCCCCAGATCAAGCAGGGCGGCAGGGCCGACATCGGCGCCTCCGCCTTCACCGTCAACGACGAGCGCGCCGAGGAGATCGACTTCACGGACCCCTACCTGGACTCCAACCAGGGGCTCGTCATGGCGGCCTCCTCCAAGGTCCTGGACCCCGACACCGAGCTCAACAACGCCTACGCCAAGGTGGCCGTTCAGTCGGGCACCACGGGCGAGGCCTGGGTCGAGGAGAACCTCACCAACGCGCAGGTGGTGCCCTTGGACGACGTCGTCCAGTGCCTCATGGGTGTCCAGACCGGCTCCTACGACGCCTGCGTGGCCGACCTGCCCGTGCTGTCGCACCTCTGCAACACCAGCTACAAGGACCTCGCGGTGAAGCAGGAGATCGCCACGGGCGAGCAGTACGGCTTCGTGGTCTCCAAGGACAATCCCGGCCTGACCGAGGCGATCGACAAGGCGTACAAGGAGCTCGTGGACGACGGCACCATAGCGAGGCTCCAGGAGAAGTGGTTCGGCGAGCAGCTGTAG
- a CDS encoding substrate-binding periplasmic protein, with the protein MGEPVRHGHRRPTPRTALCVLVILAGTLLCGCAALQGPFAKRNIERDLSTVEPGTLTVACDFASPPMDFVDSDGQRRGFEYELVAEVADRLGLDLEFRRCEDLPAVESAVADRAADMAASALSLDDFGGSVSSLEAGSPYMSVGRDVVVPRDVVVPRERPFKGVEQLNDPACTVVVQGGSPNEAWVRETLPKAAVVPVDNAVQGLTGVANGTYSAAVYDDVSATYLLNSMFGTLMVGHHQDDVSRYCFAFSSEDPAVREAVDDALAALEEDGFVASLEAKWFGSPLA; encoded by the coding sequence TTGGGTGAACCCGTCAGACACGGCCACAGGCGTCCGACGCCGCGCACGGCCCTGTGCGTGCTCGTCATCCTCGCTGGCACCCTCCTGTGCGGGTGCGCGGCGCTCCAGGGTCCCTTCGCCAAGCGGAACATCGAGCGGGACCTGTCCACCGTGGAGCCGGGCACGCTGACGGTGGCCTGCGACTTCGCGTCGCCGCCCATGGACTTCGTGGACTCCGACGGCCAGCGCCGCGGGTTCGAGTACGAGCTCGTCGCCGAGGTGGCCGACCGCTTGGGTCTGGACCTCGAGTTCCGCCGGTGCGAGGACCTCCCCGCGGTCGAGTCCGCCGTGGCCGACAGGGCGGCGGACATGGCCGCCTCCGCCCTCTCCCTCGACGATTTCGGGGGCAGCGTCTCCTCCCTCGAGGCGGGGTCGCCCTATATGTCGGTGGGTCGCGACGTCGTGGTGCCCCGCGACGTCGTGGTGCCCCGCGAGCGCCCGTTCAAGGGGGTCGAGCAGCTCAACGACCCCGCGTGCACCGTCGTGGTGCAGGGCGGGTCGCCCAACGAGGCCTGGGTGCGCGAGACCCTCCCCAAGGCCGCGGTGGTCCCGGTGGACAACGCCGTCCAGGGCCTCACGGGCGTGGCCAACGGCACCTACAGCGCCGCCGTCTACGACGACGTGAGCGCCACCTACCTCCTCAACTCCATGTTCGGCACCCTCATGGTGGGCCACCACCAGGACGACGTGAGCCGCTACTGCTTCGCCTTCTCGTCCGAGGACCCCGCCGTGCGCGAGGCCGTGGACGATGCCCTTGCGGCCCTCGAGGAGGACGGTTTCGTGGCGTCGCTCGAGGCCAAGTGGTTCGGGTCGCCGCTGGCCTAG
- a CDS encoding glutamine synthetase family protein → MSNSSKDIDYVLRTVEERDVRFVRLWFTDVLGNLKSFAISPEDLEEAFEEGIGFDGSSVNGFSSVVESDMLAFPDASTFQFLPWRPAANAVTRIFCDICTPDRQPFEGDPRHCLMRVFRLASDRGFVPNVGPELEYFYSESSKSPVPLDDAGYFDLAPTNSSRNLRRDTVLSLERLSIPVEYSFHAMGPSQQGISLRYAEAVSAADNIMTTRFAVKQIAQNNGFYASFMPKPIPGRPGSGMFLQESLFDGEGENVFWGAEGGHHLSDVACHYIAGLVRYAPEYMLLTNPTVNSYKRLVPDGEAPTFATWGRRNRNALVRIPMHKPGKHQSTRVELRVPDPSANPYHAIAATVMAGLKGIEEGLPLPPEYTSDLGTSELELESAGFERLPRDLGEAIEAFRSSELMREVLGDHTFEFLVEEKSREWLSYNSTVTDWEVRSYYGGY, encoded by the coding sequence ATGAGCAACTCCAGCAAGGACATCGATTACGTGCTTCGCACCGTCGAGGAGCGCGACGTCCGGTTCGTCCGTCTCTGGTTCACGGACGTGCTCGGCAACCTCAAGTCGTTCGCCATCTCGCCCGAGGACCTCGAGGAGGCCTTCGAGGAGGGCATCGGCTTCGACGGGTCGTCGGTAAACGGCTTCTCCTCCGTGGTGGAGTCCGACATGCTGGCCTTCCCCGACGCCTCCACCTTCCAGTTCCTGCCGTGGCGCCCCGCGGCCAACGCCGTGACCCGCATCTTCTGCGACATCTGCACCCCCGACCGCCAGCCCTTCGAGGGCGACCCGCGCCACTGCCTCATGCGCGTCTTCCGCCTGGCGTCCGACCGCGGCTTCGTGCCCAACGTGGGCCCCGAGCTCGAGTACTTCTACTCGGAGAGCTCCAAGAGCCCGGTGCCCCTGGACGACGCCGGCTACTTCGACCTCGCGCCCACCAACTCGTCGCGCAACCTGCGCCGCGACACCGTGCTCTCCCTCGAGCGCCTCTCCATCCCCGTGGAGTACTCCTTCCACGCCATGGGGCCGTCGCAGCAGGGCATCTCGCTCCGCTACGCCGAGGCCGTGAGCGCGGCGGACAACATCATGACCACGCGCTTCGCCGTGAAGCAGATCGCCCAGAACAACGGCTTCTACGCGTCGTTCATGCCCAAGCCCATCCCCGGGCGCCCCGGCTCCGGCATGTTCCTGCAGGAGTCGCTCTTCGACGGCGAGGGGGAGAACGTCTTCTGGGGCGCCGAGGGCGGTCACCACCTCAGCGACGTCGCCTGCCACTACATCGCCGGCCTCGTCCGCTACGCGCCCGAGTACATGCTGCTCACCAACCCCACGGTGAACTCCTACAAGCGCCTCGTCCCCGACGGCGAGGCCCCCACGTTCGCCACCTGGGGCCGCCGCAACCGCAACGCCCTCGTGCGCATTCCCATGCACAAGCCCGGCAAGCACCAGTCCACCCGCGTTGAGCTGCGCGTGCCCGACCCCTCGGCCAACCCCTACCACGCCATCGCCGCCACGGTCATGGCCGGCCTCAAGGGCATCGAGGAGGGCCTGCCCCTGCCCCCGGAGTACACCTCCGACCTCGGCACCTCGGAGCTGGAGCTCGAGAGCGCCGGGTTCGAGCGGCTCCCCCGCGACCTCGGGGAGGCCATCGAGGCCTTCCGCTCCTCGGAGCTCATGCGCGAGGTCCTCGGCGACCACACCTTCGAGTTCCTGGTGGAGGAGAAGAGTCGCGAGTGGCTGTCGTACAACTCCACGGTCACGGACTGGGAGGTCCGCAGCTACTACGGCGGTTATTAG
- a CDS encoding FeoB-associated Cys-rich membrane protein: MIDAIVVAAVVVAVVLVVRARVRANAKGGCSGCGSASVCAGSGTGPCPVAGDAVESMEEAARAAVASVKPAGRGRSCCH, encoded by the coding sequence ATGATCGATGCGATCGTCGTCGCGGCCGTGGTCGTCGCCGTCGTCCTCGTCGTCCGCGCCCGGGTCCGCGCCAACGCCAAGGGAGGGTGCAGCGGCTGCGGATCGGCATCGGTGTGCGCCGGGTCGGGCACCGGCCCGTGCCCCGTGGCGGGCGACGCCGTGGAGTCCATGGAGGAGGCGGCCCGCGCCGCCGTGGCGTCGGTGAAGCCGGCGGGGAGGGGGCGCTCCTGCTGCCATTAG
- the gpmA gene encoding 2,3-diphosphoglycerate-dependent phosphoglycerate mutase, with translation MAQDTMRLVLIRHGESEWNKENLFTGWADVDLSELGRDEAYNGGVALKDAGFDFDLCYTSYLKRAIHTLNLVLDAMDRDWLPVEKTWKLNERHYGALQGLNKADTAAKYGDDQVKVWRRSFDVRPPALEPGDERDAHTQPAYRDVPADQIPYAECLEDTIARVWPWFQEVVEPQMRAGKRIVIAAHGNSLRALVKQFDGLTPDEILEVNIPTAIPLVYTFDRDFNVVDKQYVGDPEVIAAKIDAVANQGKAKG, from the coding sequence ATGGCTCAAGACACGATGCGTCTCGTCCTCATCCGCCACGGGGAGAGCGAGTGGAACAAGGAGAACCTCTTCACCGGATGGGCCGACGTCGACCTGTCCGAGCTCGGCCGCGACGAGGCCTACAACGGCGGCGTGGCCCTCAAGGACGCCGGGTTCGACTTCGACCTCTGCTACACCAGCTACCTCAAGCGCGCCATCCACACCCTCAACCTGGTGCTCGACGCCATGGACCGCGACTGGCTGCCCGTGGAGAAGACCTGGAAGCTCAACGAGCGCCACTACGGTGCCCTCCAGGGTCTCAACAAGGCCGACACCGCCGCCAAGTACGGCGACGATCAGGTGAAGGTCTGGCGCCGCTCCTTCGACGTGCGGCCGCCCGCGCTGGAGCCCGGCGACGAGCGCGACGCCCACACCCAGCCCGCCTACCGCGACGTGCCCGCCGACCAGATCCCCTACGCCGAGTGCCTGGAGGACACCATCGCCCGCGTGTGGCCGTGGTTCCAGGAGGTCGTGGAGCCGCAGATGCGCGCCGGCAAGCGCATCGTCATCGCCGCCCACGGCAACTCCCTGCGCGCGCTGGTGAAGCAGTTCGACGGCCTCACACCCGACGAGATCCTCGAGGTGAACATCCCCACGGCCATCCCGCTGGTCTACACCTTCGACAGGGACTTCAACGTGGTGGACAAGCAGTACGTGGGCGACCCCGAGGTCATCGCCGCCAAGATCGACGCCGTGGCCAACCAGGGCAAGGCCAAGGGGTAG
- a CDS encoding GNAT family N-acetyltransferase → MHRVLTEKDRDLVLSYVAAEPEMSLFIAGDIETMGMEGQLCVWGLAKAASADKDLGAVILRYGDNFVVYSRDGDFDDAEAAVLIDRSMGGDAPGDVNGRADLVARLAPFFPANRLEPCTMASLREVNRDAVGPVPQGVELGLLKAEEVDAWLGLQGTIDEFSLHLDDASIYAERRARKLDELGAGLPCVVARDDRGQIVSTASVGAASSQGAMVIAVATDKAWRGRGLATAVVAELCDVCLRGGLEFMSLFFENPAAARIYRRLGFCDVGPYAMLRPSAR, encoded by the coding sequence ATGCACCGCGTCCTTACCGAGAAAGACCGCGACCTCGTCCTTTCCTACGTTGCCGCAGAGCCCGAGATGAGCCTCTTCATCGCGGGCGACATCGAGACCATGGGGATGGAGGGACAGCTCTGCGTGTGGGGCCTTGCAAAGGCCGCTTCTGCCGACAAGGACTTGGGCGCCGTGATTCTTCGCTATGGCGACAACTTCGTGGTTTACAGCCGAGACGGCGACTTTGACGATGCCGAGGCCGCGGTCCTCATCGACCGCTCCATGGGAGGGGACGCTCCGGGAGATGTCAACGGCAGAGCCGACCTCGTGGCCCGTCTTGCCCCGTTCTTCCCTGCGAATCGCCTCGAGCCCTGCACCATGGCAAGCCTGCGCGAGGTGAATCGCGACGCCGTGGGCCCTGTGCCCCAAGGCGTGGAGCTGGGTCTGCTCAAGGCCGAGGAGGTCGACGCCTGGCTGGGGCTCCAGGGGACGATCGACGAGTTCTCGCTGCATTTGGACGATGCGAGCATCTACGCCGAGCGCCGTGCCCGTAAGCTCGACGAGCTCGGCGCAGGGCTGCCCTGTGTGGTGGCGCGCGACGATCGTGGCCAGATTGTCTCTACGGCGTCCGTGGGCGCGGCCTCGAGCCAGGGCGCCATGGTCATCGCCGTGGCCACCGACAAGGCCTGGCGCGGCCGCGGGTTGGCCACTGCCGTGGTGGCCGAGCTCTGCGACGTCTGCCTCAGAGGCGGCCTCGAGTTCATGTCGCTGTTTTTTGAGAACCCCGCGGCGGCCCGCATCTATCGGCGTCTGGGCTTTTGCGACGTGGGACCCTACGCCATGCTGCGCCCGTCGGCTCGCTGA
- a CDS encoding GNAT family N-acetyltransferase, translated as MAGVDRDVSVWLARRVAAGDVDLVPVQQVLARGLGRPVHVAPGLVYVDSIGGADGFLWAEDAAEAAALLSRCPRPAMVEVTGRAAAEAVARAFPGSSEPQGHLVCAYLAATPPPVADALEIRPLGPDHADLVIARYSHPEYFSREEIVRRLAAGTIDGGYLDGELVGFIGMHAEGSMGMLEVFPGWRRRGVALALEAAKIASGLAAGRVPWAQVFPENRASIALQHRLGMAFGSGYQAFLDCGGPA; from the coding sequence GTGGCAGGTGTGGACCGGGATGTCTCGGTGTGGCTCGCACGGCGCGTCGCCGCCGGCGACGTGGACCTCGTGCCCGTCCAGCAGGTGCTGGCCCGCGGCCTCGGTCGCCCGGTGCACGTGGCGCCAGGTCTGGTCTACGTGGACTCCATCGGGGGCGCCGACGGCTTTCTCTGGGCGGAGGACGCCGCCGAGGCCGCGGCGCTCCTGTCCCGCTGCCCGCGGCCGGCCATGGTGGAGGTCACCGGTCGGGCGGCCGCCGAGGCCGTGGCGCGGGCCTTCCCCGGCAGCTCCGAGCCCCAGGGGCACCTCGTGTGCGCGTACCTTGCCGCCACGCCGCCCCCGGTGGCCGACGCTCTCGAGATACGCCCCCTCGGGCCGGACCACGCCGACCTCGTGATCGCCCGCTACTCCCATCCCGAGTACTTCTCCCGCGAGGAGATCGTGCGCCGCCTGGCGGCCGGCACTATCGACGGCGGATACCTCGACGGCGAGCTCGTCGGGTTCATCGGCATGCACGCCGAGGGCTCCATGGGCATGCTGGAGGTCTTCCCCGGGTGGCGCCGCCGCGGCGTGGCCCTCGCCCTCGAGGCCGCGAAGATCGCCTCCGGGCTCGCGGCCGGGCGCGTCCCCTGGGCCCAGGTCTTCCCCGAGAACCGCGCCTCCATCGCCCTGCAGCACCGCCTGGGCATGGCTTTTGGCAGCGGCTACCAGGCGTTTCTGGACTGCGGCGGCCCGGCCTGA
- the feoB gene encoding ferrous iron transporter B — protein sequence MDKTVHIALIGNPNCGKTTLFNELTGSNGYVGNWPGVTVEKLEAPLRRDPSVVLTDLPGVYSLSPYSPEEVVSRDYLLGGEPACVVDVVDATNLERNLYLATQVRECGVPCVVALNMCDLVEKQGDSIDVDALSERLGCPVVGISALRRTNLDALVEAAVEAGRAGAASPAPAFLTGEAADAVDECSSIVAPHVADKARLPWYAVKAFEGDGAALEPLGLPAASVAALDAVRSGVEARLDDDAESLVTCERYDWIEATVADCVVKAPPHLTASERIDRVVTNRWLGLPIFVAVMVLVYYLAVSTVGTWGTDWANDGVFGDGWFLSPASAAAYDEASEEYADNDYSGRVDAYLAAAEEAGVSTEGVAEAVEEGDTAVVEDFASRAQAAGVVATDVPVHDADGNFLDSEGNVVLTDASDEPRLAAGQTLAYHDDVDAAAFLAASEAAEPVPGEYGIYVPGIPVVVEGWLDQVGASAVVKSLVLDGIVGGVGSILGFVPQMVVLFLLLCFLEDCGYMSRVAFVMDRAFRRFGLSGKSFIPLLISSGCGVPGIMATKTIENERDRRMTVMLTTMIPCGAKTPIIALLMGVLIGGTEGWWIAPFFYFLGLAAVIVSAIMLKKTKPFAGEPAPFVMELPAYHLPALKSYLLHMWERVSAFIKKAGTIIFVACVGVWLLSNFGLAGWEGGDGAFGFLPAMGAVPENYMDFSLLAAVGGAIAWIFAPLGFGSWQAAACSLSALIAKENLVSTFGVLFGLGEVGEGSTLLWATFQQMFTVAGAFSLGAMIAFVAFNMLDAPCFAAIGTIRRQMNDTRWFWAAVGYQCGFGWVVGLIINQLWELFALGRFGVWTAVAFVALAAILFQLFRPMPKARAGHAEAARKAA from the coding sequence GTGGACAAGACCGTGCACATCGCCTTGATAGGCAACCCCAACTGTGGCAAGACGACACTGTTCAACGAGCTTACCGGCTCCAACGGCTACGTGGGCAACTGGCCCGGCGTCACCGTGGAGAAGCTCGAGGCGCCGCTGCGCCGCGACCCGTCGGTGGTGCTCACCGACCTCCCCGGCGTCTACTCGCTCTCGCCCTACTCCCCCGAGGAGGTCGTGAGCCGCGACTACCTGCTCGGCGGCGAGCCCGCGTGCGTGGTCGACGTCGTCGACGCCACCAACCTCGAGCGCAACCTCTACCTCGCCACCCAGGTGCGCGAGTGCGGGGTGCCCTGCGTCGTGGCGCTCAACATGTGCGACCTCGTCGAGAAGCAGGGCGACTCCATCGACGTCGACGCCCTCTCCGAGCGCCTCGGCTGCCCGGTCGTGGGCATCAGCGCCCTGCGCCGCACCAACCTCGACGCCCTCGTCGAGGCCGCCGTCGAGGCCGGCCGCGCGGGCGCCGCCTCCCCTGCGCCCGCGTTCCTCACCGGCGAGGCGGCCGATGCCGTGGACGAGTGCTCCTCCATCGTGGCCCCCCACGTGGCCGACAAGGCGCGCCTGCCCTGGTACGCCGTCAAGGCCTTCGAGGGCGACGGGGCCGCCCTGGAGCCCCTCGGGCTGCCCGCGGCGTCCGTGGCCGCCCTCGACGCCGTGCGCTCCGGCGTCGAGGCAAGGCTGGACGACGACGCCGAGTCGCTCGTCACCTGCGAGCGCTACGACTGGATCGAGGCCACCGTCGCCGACTGCGTGGTCAAGGCGCCCCCGCACCTCACCGCCTCCGAGAGGATCGACCGCGTGGTCACCAACCGCTGGCTGGGCCTGCCCATCTTCGTGGCGGTCATGGTCCTCGTGTACTACCTCGCGGTCTCCACCGTGGGTACCTGGGGTACCGACTGGGCCAACGACGGCGTCTTCGGCGACGGCTGGTTCCTGAGCCCCGCCTCCGCGGCCGCCTACGACGAGGCGTCCGAGGAGTACGCCGACAACGACTACAGCGGCCGGGTGGACGCCTACCTCGCGGCCGCCGAGGAGGCCGGCGTCTCCACCGAGGGCGTGGCCGAAGCCGTCGAGGAGGGCGACACTGCCGTCGTCGAGGACTTCGCCTCCCGTGCCCAGGCCGCGGGTGTCGTGGCCACCGACGTCCCCGTGCACGACGCCGACGGCAACTTCCTCGACAGCGAGGGCAACGTGGTGCTCACCGACGCCTCCGACGAGCCCCGGCTGGCCGCCGGCCAGACCCTCGCCTACCACGACGACGTCGACGCCGCCGCGTTCCTCGCGGCCTCCGAGGCCGCCGAGCCCGTCCCCGGCGAGTACGGCATCTACGTGCCCGGCATCCCCGTGGTCGTCGAGGGCTGGCTCGACCAGGTCGGCGCCTCCGCCGTGGTGAAGTCCCTCGTCCTCGACGGCATCGTGGGCGGCGTGGGCTCCATCCTCGGCTTCGTGCCCCAGATGGTCGTGCTGTTCCTGCTCCTGTGCTTCCTCGAGGACTGCGGCTACATGAGCCGTGTGGCCTTCGTCATGGACCGCGCGTTCCGCCGCTTCGGCCTCTCCGGCAAGAGCTTCATCCCGCTGCTCATCTCCAGCGGCTGCGGCGTGCCCGGCATCATGGCCACCAAGACCATCGAGAACGAGCGCGACCGCCGCATGACCGTCATGCTCACCACCATGATCCCCTGCGGCGCCAAGACCCCGATCATCGCCCTGCTCATGGGCGTGCTCATCGGCGGCACCGAGGGCTGGTGGATCGCCCCGTTCTTCTACTTCCTGGGCCTCGCCGCCGTCATCGTGTCGGCCATCATGCTCAAGAAGACCAAGCCCTTCGCCGGCGAGCCCGCCCCGTTCGTCATGGAGCTGCCCGCCTACCACCTGCCCGCCCTCAAGTCGTACCTGCTGCACATGTGGGAGCGCGTCTCCGCGTTCATCAAGAAGGCCGGCACCATCATCTTCGTGGCCTGCGTGGGCGTGTGGCTCCTCTCCAACTTCGGCCTCGCCGGCTGGGAGGGCGGCGACGGCGCCTTCGGGTTCCTGCCCGCCATGGGGGCCGTGCCCGAGAACTACATGGACTTCTCGCTGCTCGCCGCCGTGGGCGGTGCCATCGCCTGGATCTTCGCGCCCCTGGGGTTCGGCTCATGGCAGGCCGCCGCGTGCTCGCTCTCCGCGCTCATCGCCAAGGAGAACCTCGTCTCCACGTTCGGCGTGCTGTTCGGCCTCGGTGAGGTGGGGGAGGGCTCCACGCTCCTCTGGGCCACGTTTCAGCAGATGTTCACCGTGGCCGGCGCTTTCTCCCTCGGCGCCATGATCGCCTTCGTGGCCTTCAACATGCTCGACGCCCCGTGCTTCGCTGCCATCGGCACCATCCGGCGCCAGATGAACGACACCAGGTGGTTCTGGGCGGCCGTGGGCTACCAGTGCGGCTTCGGCTGGGTCGTGGGCCTCATCATCAACCAGCTGTGGGAGCTCTTCGCCCTGGGGCGCTTCGGGGTCTGGACGGCGGTGGCGTTCGTCGCGCTGGCCGCCATCCTGTTCCAGCTCTTCCGGCCCATGCCCAAGGCGCGCGCGGGCCACGCCGAGGCGGCGAGGAAGGCCGCCTAG
- a CDS encoding FeoA family protein, translated as MAEVMTLADVAVGEACTVRRLTGSGQVRRRIMDMGITKGTHVAVRKVAPLGDPVELTVRGYELSIRKDEAARVEVVPA; from the coding sequence ATGGCCGAGGTCATGACCCTCGCCGACGTCGCGGTGGGGGAGGCCTGCACCGTGCGCAGGCTCACCGGTTCGGGGCAGGTCCGCCGCCGGATCATGGACATGGGGATCACCAAGGGGACCCACGTGGCGGTGCGCAAGGTCGCGCCCCTGGGCGACCCCGTGGAGCTCACCGTCCGCGGCTACGAGCTGTCCATCCGCAAGGACGAGGCCGCCCGTGTGGAGGTAGTCCCCGCCTAG
- a CDS encoding FeoA family protein → MEAVREKRGVRRGGPSVPAMPLSMAKVGETVTVQAVKGGERVVRHLATLGFVEGAAVRVVGQAVSGTVAQVMGTRLALDKATARRVLCAPGA, encoded by the coding sequence ATGGAGGCAGTCAGGGAGAAGAGAGGCGTCCGCCGCGGCGGCCCGTCCGTCCCGGCCATGCCGCTCTCGATGGCCAAGGTCGGCGAGACCGTGACCGTCCAGGCCGTCAAGGGCGGCGAGCGCGTGGTGCGCCACCTGGCCACCCTCGGCTTCGTCGAGGGGGCGGCAGTGCGCGTCGTGGGCCAGGCGGTGTCGGGGACGGTGGCCCAGGTGATGGGCACCCGGCTCGCGCTCGACAAGGCGACGGCGCGCAGGGTCCTCTGCGCCCCCGGCGCCTGA
- a CDS encoding GntR family transcriptional regulator, with translation MPEPRTRLVGRAGVSAADCMRIFPREEKESGSAYAYRILSYNIMMLYMPPGAWIRESSVAEILEVSRTPVHEAMGLLRDRSLVEVAPQSATHVSRISVSELRQSFYMRVAVEPLVVTQLARNVSPETVAELSSMVDAMEEVAESRFNEAEFIRLNEVFHDTLYRAAGKGYVWQSLKKTGTAFDRTLNMGVLFGYTVPSVSTLRQVVGFLASGGENRKEAATAIHEQLSSYTTYLEQLLTDFPDCFLTSS, from the coding sequence ATGCCAGAACCGCGCACGCGCCTCGTGGGCCGCGCCGGAGTGAGCGCGGCGGACTGCATGCGCATCTTCCCCCGCGAGGAGAAGGAGTCGGGGTCGGCCTACGCCTACCGCATCCTCTCCTACAACATCATGATGCTCTACATGCCCCCCGGGGCCTGGATCCGCGAGTCGTCCGTGGCCGAGATCCTCGAGGTCTCCCGCACGCCCGTCCACGAGGCGATGGGGCTGCTGCGCGACCGCTCGCTCGTGGAGGTGGCGCCCCAGAGCGCCACGCACGTCTCCCGCATCTCGGTGAGCGAGCTTCGGCAGTCGTTCTACATGCGCGTGGCCGTGGAGCCCCTCGTGGTGACGCAGCTCGCCCGCAACGTCTCCCCCGAGACCGTGGCCGAGCTCTCCTCCATGGTGGACGCCATGGAGGAGGTGGCCGAGTCGCGCTTCAACGAGGCGGAGTTCATCCGCCTGAACGAGGTGTTCCACGACACCCTGTACCGCGCCGCCGGCAAGGGCTACGTGTGGCAGTCGCTCAAGAAGACGGGCACGGCGTTCGACCGCACCCTCAACATGGGCGTGCTGTTCGGCTACACGGTCCCCTCCGTGTCCACCCTGCGCCAGGTCGTGGGCTTCCTCGCCTCGGGCGGCGAGAACCGCAAGGAGGCAGCGACGGCCATCCACGAGCAGCTGAGCAGCTACACCACCTACCTGGAGCAGCTCCTCACCGACTTCCCGGACTGCTTCCTCACCTCGTCGTAG
- a CDS encoding CDP-alcohol phosphatidyltransferase, which produces MGVRAEEALDLNYDGLTDYLSHNHSVYMALGDAMYYLTDVNAHYWRAQDTSKLNHKGHYSDCSELVPTIGEFLGLPWVDGRTVADVADEVTFYASTKPRSEVEAEEAAAAEA; this is translated from the coding sequence ATGGGTGTTCGTGCAGAAGAGGCCCTCGACCTCAATTACGACGGGCTCACCGACTACCTGAGCCACAACCACTCGGTCTATATGGCCCTCGGCGACGCCATGTACTACCTCACCGACGTCAACGCCCACTACTGGCGCGCCCAGGACACCTCCAAGCTCAACCACAAGGGCCACTACTCCGACTGCAGCGAGCTCGTCCCCACCATCGGCGAGTTCCTCGGCCTCCCGTGGGTCGACGGCAGGACCGTCGCCGACGTCGCGGACGAGGTCACGTTCTACGCGAGCACCAAGCCCCGCTCCGAGGTCGAGGCCGAGGAGGCCGCGGCGGCGGAGGCATAG
- a CDS encoding HAD family hydrolase gives MYAAAVFDLDGTILDTLDDLQLALNHTLDAHGFPPYTRAEVRAMVGNGLRRLMADACPEGTPQAEVDAVFEDFCAYYADHCNDHTRPYAGVVAMVGRLRAAGVRCAVVSNKGDFAVCELMDLHFPGVFDFVLGQRDDIPRKPDPDMVYAAMAALEADQSNSVYVGDSEVDVATAANAGIPCLSVTWGFRDPEWLSAHGATELVDSVGGLGDAILAG, from the coding sequence ATGTACGCCGCAGCCGTGTTCGACCTCGACGGAACCATCCTCGACACCCTGGACGACCTGCAGCTCGCCCTCAACCACACCTTGGACGCCCACGGCTTCCCGCCCTACACACGCGCCGAGGTGCGCGCCATGGTGGGCAACGGCCTCAGGCGTCTCATGGCCGACGCCTGCCCCGAGGGCACGCCCCAGGCCGAGGTGGACGCCGTCTTCGAGGACTTCTGCGCCTACTACGCCGACCACTGCAACGACCACACCCGGCCCTACGCGGGCGTCGTGGCCATGGTGGGCCGCCTCCGCGCCGCCGGCGTGCGCTGCGCCGTGGTGTCCAACAAGGGCGACTTCGCGGTCTGCGAGCTCATGGACCTGCACTTCCCGGGGGTGTTCGACTTCGTCCTCGGCCAGCGCGACGACATCCCCCGCAAGCCCGACCCCGACATGGTCTACGCCGCCATGGCGGCCCTCGAGGCCGACCAGTCGAACTCCGTCTATGTGGGCGACTCCGAGGTCGACGTGGCCACGGCGGCCAATGCCGGCATCCCGTGCCTTTCGGTGACCTGGGGCTTCCGCGACCCGGAGTGGCTCTCCGCCCACGGCGCCACGGAGCTCGTCGACTCCGTGGGGGGGCTGGGCGACGCCATCCTGGCGGGCTGA